The Mustelus asterias chromosome 30, sMusAst1.hap1.1, whole genome shotgun sequence DNA segment GTATCAAAATGTTAATACCAGGCAGGATACACATGCCAATGACAACTTAGTTTTCGTCCTGCTAAGTGGAATCGAGCGAATTTTGATGCGAAGAATAAAGTGACAGCATGCTTCTTGAGAAATAAGTGATTAAATCAAATATCTTTGCAAAATCATGTCGTTATCCGGAACATTTTACACATAACCTGATGAAACTTAAGGCTCGTGATCAGAATAGTCAGTGATATTAAGTGGAAGATGCATTTATGTCAGGAAATGAGGGATAAAGAAACATAAGGCAACACATTAGAAGTCGGCTGTCGAAATACTTTAGCAATAATTACGCCCAGAATAAAAAAAGTCAGAGAGGGATTTGACAGAAGGGTAAGCGCCGTCCTTAGGTATATCAGGAACATATCTCATGTATGAAAGTTCGAATGTAACTGAAGTTAGGACAGTTACCAGAGCACATGATCTTCACATCTTCTTTATGATTACAGTCATGGTTACCCCACAATGCATGGGGACATTCCCAGAGAAATGATTCACTCCCGGAGCATTCCAGCTCATCCAACCAAATTGGGTCTGCGTCAGGTCCAGCCGATGTATGAAGAGGAAGCCGCAATGCGTGTCCACAATCCAGCTGCTTGCAAACCACGTCAGCGTCTGTCAGATCCCAGGAATCATCACAAACTGAGCCCCAGGTCCCATTGTGATAAATCTCCAGTCGGCCCGCACATCGGCTTCCACCGCCAGAGAGCCTTAACTGCTTGTGTTCTAATAGAATAATGAAAGTTTCATATTATGTTTCTTAAACATATTCATCTCGTTGCTAAATTCAAACTATTGTATAAATTCCAGCTCAATTAAAACCTGCATTTTAACTGCCGTTGACAGGGACAATAATCTATGCTCCAGAAAAAAACAGTTTCTGTTCGGAGGGAAAATAAATGATGGAGAGTTTACAAATCTTCTCCATATTAACATTTCCGTTTTCGGTTTGGATCTGACCCACTCATTGCAGCTTGTTTTGCTTTATCATCAATTATGTAATTGTGGTAATTAGTTGTTCCACACAGAATGTTTTAAGCAGACATTTGATTCTTTGTTTTTCACTGCCTCATTTTGCCATGCAAACTTCATCAGATACTTCACCAGTTCACACATATATATCGGAACATATCAGAGGTACTGCAAATATGCAAGTCGGCTGGCAGCGACTTGACCTTTCAGACAGTGTCCTTTCTTGCGAACTCACCCAAAAGGTTCATCAGTTCCTTGTTATCTCAAGAATGCAGATTTCAAAACTACTCTGATGGACGCCCCTCCAAAACACGTGAATGCAATCAGAACTTTTCGAAACGAACAGTGCACATTTCAACTCACCAGCCGCGACCAGCGCACGCATTAACCCGCactcgcaccccctccctccccaatccttTCCCCTGCCCCCATACTGACCAACAGCACCACCAGCCCTGGCTATTTGATCTGCATTGGACTCTCTTCCGTCAATACAAATTGGCCTCAAAATATCATGGTCATGTTCAGAGATATCGATGCTCTCCACTCCTGCTCACCGCTCTGCCATAGCCAGCCCCACTACCCCGAGCGATCATGAAAATCACCGCTCATGGATCCAATccacacggcagcacagtggttagcactgctgtgttcgcaacaccagggacctgggtttgattcctggcttggatcactgtctgtgcggaatttgtacattctccccgtgtctgcgtgggtttgctccggtttccgcccatattctgaaagacgtgcattgacccaagcaggcggtggactgtggcgactcggggaatttcactgtaatttcattccagtgttcatgtcagccttacttgttacGAATAAATTACCTTTAACTAAGATTTTGGCTTTCCTTCCCATCTGACGCTTCATGCAGCAATCCTTTCTTCATACTTATTTAAACAGTCATTATGTGAGTGACTGGGACACAAGGTTGCAATCCCCTTCTTAAACGTGGCCCCCTCTCTCTTCGTTGTGCTGTTGAAACCCACCCCACTGATCAGCACATTAGTCCCCATTGCCGATTTGTCTTTAGTTGTGTTGGTCTCAATTTACAGAGGGAAGTTACCTGGAGATTTGTAAAGTTGTTaaatgattttattaaattgttATTGTCATCATATTCCAAACTATTATGTTTTAATTTTCTTTCCGGGGCGTCCTGTCCTGCATTCAAGCACCAGTGTGAAATATCTCAGCTGCGTGTTCCCGAGGAAGAAGTAAAGTATATTCCCCAGTTGACCAAGATTACATTTTTCCCTTTATGTTTCTGGAAAAGTGACCTGTTTATTCACCTGAGCACAGAACCCCTACGCCGATGCTGTCACTGCGATTCGGGTTCAATATGAATGTGCTGCACTTTCGGAGATGCGATTCGTTCCCTTCACACCGGACATCGTTTACCCACACAGACCCTTCACCCTCTCCGTACTTTGAATTGTAAAAGGCGGCTTCCGCTTCGCCGCAGCCCAGCTGTCTGCAGGCCACGTTCGCGTCATTCAGGTCCCAGAGGCTATCCTGCACTCTGCCCCAGCTGTGATTGTGGTAAATCTCCACTCGCCCATCACACCGACTTCCCCCATTCGTCAATCTCAGTGACCAGTTTTCATCTAGGCGAAGAAAGACATGGAGACCAGTGGTTACAGTGCAGCAAATTAACTCAAATTAATATTACCTTTCACCAGAGCCGCTCTCCCCGGTGAAGGATGTCATGAGAGGCTGCTGAGCACAGCCAGACAGGAGGCTGAACAGCCAGCGTGGCTGCTCCATATTTGAAGCAAATACATTGATAAGCGGATGAATAATACATGTTTATGGAACTCAAGGATGGGGTAGCATTTGGGCGGTTAAATGCAGAAATATCCTCACTAATCCCAGCACCACGTGTTTTGCTTTCGGGACTCACCCGTGCAGATGACACTGGCGTCATTTTCATGTGAGCAGTTAAACTCTTCCACGGATGAAATCGGACACTCCCACAACCAGGACTCACTCCCGCGGCAGCTGTAGTTCTCCTTCCACACTGGGCCATTTCCCTTCCCAAAGGCTGCACCTCTCGGGATTTTCTCTACCACTCCACACTGAAGATGCTCACAGATCACACTGGCGTCTTCGAAAGCAAAGTAAGCATCACAGAGCGTCCCCCAGTGTTCTCCATGCAGCACTTCCACACGGCCGGAGCACCTGTCCTTTCCACCAACCAATCTCGGCCCATGATTTCCTGTTTCACGTACAAACCCAGACCCAAATAATTTATACATCGAAATTAGAAAAACACATGACAGTTTATTTTTGTGAACGGGAAAACACACTTTACATCTGCATCTACAATCATTGCCCAATATTCACAAAAGATCATATAAAACTAATGAACATTATGTGTGATGCTTTTAGGAAGGTGCTTCAACCCAAAGAGAACAGTCCATCCTGAAGAGAAAAGCTCATGTGCCATTGGCAGAATATACTGTCTTTGCAGCAGGTCCAGTATACATTTTAAATAAAGTGCACGGTGTTTAAGCATTGCATGACGATGCAGTTATAAAACGATATCCTCTGGAGCAATAAGCTGAGCATAAAATGGTAAGTGCACCTCCAAAATTAGACAGAATCTCGGACCGGATAATTCAGAAAATAAATGTCGTTCGAAAGATTACTGTATTATTCTGGAGGTTATGCACATTATTGACACGTTATCCATGCTTTGAAATCTCCTCTACACATTCGTACAATTTTCCACCTGAACAGCTGGATGTAAAACATGCACTTGCAATGCCTTTACTGAGCTCATTCAATTATTTTGTTTAATGCAAGATACTTGAAATATAAAACGCTTCATTTATTCTGCTGCGCCAATAACCTCTTTAAAATGCAAACACAGTTATTGTCTGCTATAATCCATGCAGTGGGTTCATGGCTTGGGATGCAGAGTACGTCTACCCAACAGCTCCACAAATAATGTCATATCAAATGTTTAAGAGAAGCCTATGTTTAGCCAAGGTActaaatcaacaataataatcTGCTCATTTCAGACCACGAATAAAAACGCAGACATTTCTGATTTGCAAAAAAGGTGCATACtttaaaataatgtttcaaaATTACAACAAATTTACAGTGAAATatgaagcgcggatggatggattcctgatcggtaagggaatgaagcgttatggggatcaggcgggtaagtggtactgatccacgtcagatcagccatgatcttattgaatggcggggcaggcttgaggggctagatggcctactcctgctcctatttcttatgttcttatgttcttatgttctggttAGGTATGACCATGTTAGAGAGAAAGAGAACTGTAATCTCTCCATTGCTGAAATATTAAGAATTTTTTTTCTAATATTCACAAGTCTGCACTCACCGGAACAGATCACACTGACATCGTTCCTGTGGGTGCACTCGGACCGAGTTACAGGAACAAGGGTGCAGTCCGTCAGGCCTGTCTCGCCGCCTTTACATTCAAATCTTTCGTTCCATATTAATCCAGCGCCCTCTCCAAAATAAGCCCCGCTTCTAACGGAAATAGCGACTCCGCACTGAAGCTCAGCACAGACCACTCTGGCGTcattccaatccaagtcaagGTCACACACTGTGCCAGATTCTATATTGCTATGGATCTCCAATCTGCCGGAGCATGTGAAAGCTCCGAATACTAGTTTTGGAAATCTGTGGGCTGAATAACAACAGATCAGAATCACACTAATTATTATCAAAATGTATTCACATCCGCTTAATTAGATTCTATCATGATTGGTTCTGAATCTGGTTCCTCTTAGTTGCCCCTTAATCTAAAGATGTACATTCAGGGGAATGATCGAAGTAAAAACGTGGGGTGCGACCTGGGTTAGATACTCTGTCGGTTCGACTCAACGGGCTGAATGTCCTTTTTCTGCATTAAGAAATTCTATAATTAAAGATGTTTCATTAAGTTCAATAGGTGTCAACTATTATACTCTCCAGAAGCCGTGTTCAGTCTCACAGCGATTCCTCTGGAACACTCTTCCCCATTCCTCCCTTAAATTGAACCGAGCGCTGGTTTATCTCAATAAATTCTGAGTATAATTGCCCCCTACCGCCTGGTGATGGGAAATATCGCAATGTGCAACAGGCGGACCTGAATCAATAACATATGGAATTATTTGCCCAGGGACGTTCGAACTGATAGGCATCAAACGAAATTCTATATTTATTTTTCGGAGTGTTGAGAATGAACGTTCTGAAAGGACTTCAAGCAGAAATGAAACGGTGGATTCCAGAACGTCTCAATGGTGATTAGCAAACAACACTCGAGCTTTACTGAAGGTCCATGTGTACAGATCACAAAATGCAAAGGCCAGGTGCAAAACGTAATCAAAAATCCTCCTGGAATTTTAGCATTTCTATTTAGATGGCTCGACTATgaaatggggggcggggggcggggggtgggggggggggagagtttcTGCAAAAACTTTGGTCAGTCCATATCTGGAATGGAATCGGCAATTCAGGGAACTGCATCCGTGAAAGGATCTCCTGTTCTGGAAAATAGTCCAGTGAGAGTGTCGCAGGCTACTGGTTACTGAGTCTAGACAACATCTCCTTCTGTCAGTTTACACTGTGTGAAATCTGCCTGAAGCTGCAGCAGCTGTAAATGTTAAAACAACTCATCTTCCTTCATTTTATTCTGGAGAAAGTATCAACTGCCGCACATTTGTTTGAAATATAACCTAATGACCAAATTGAGCCAGCACTATTCATTCAAATACAAAGGAACTCTCTCCCAATAACATTTCTGATTTCTCTCCCTGACAGATTCTAAAGGTAAACTCCTCTAAAACAAATAACACGAGGGGAAATCAGATAGGAACAGTTGGGATTCATCAGATtcagggtgtgagagggagaaaactTTCCAAATAGCATCAAACATTTTGGGACGAGGATTTACATGACAGTTATTAAGACGACACGCTTGGAGAGACAGGAGATATCCAGCCAGTCCCCTCTCACACAAAATCAGAAAACGTTGGAACAATTCAGCAGCTGTGGCAGAATTCGTGGCGAGGGAAGAATAGAGGGAAGTTTCCAGCACGCATGAATCTCCTCCAGACCCTTCTCATCCTCACTCCGCTCTTGGAACACGTTCAATCTGACCAGTGATTGCAGCTCTGAAAGTAGCCGCAGTGACTGGATAAGCGCTCTATGGCCTCCACAATCAATAGTCAGTAAAGGTCAAACACATGGACCGAGACACCCGGATTTAATTCAGCGACAGCCGCCAATTCCGACGGAGTGTCGCATGATCCGGACTCCCTATAAGTATAATTACGTGCACAGACAGCCGATCAAAGCATGCCCGAACTTTTGACTCTGCAGAGGCAAGATCGGGACACATTAGCATGCCTGGGCTTCCCTCAACCACCTCCTTCCCCACGTAGTTGCCGTGTGGTTGTGTCGGTTGAggcactgggggaggggtggtggtggagagctCGAAGGGTTGGGGGATCGGGGTGCCTCCGACCGTATCTCTGGGGTTCGGACCACATTTTCATCTGAGGGGACAATTTCTGGACACTGATGCAAAAAATAGGCATTAAGAATGGAGCGATTTGGAGTTAAGTTAAAACAGCAGAATAACCCAAACGCTGCGGACAGATGAATATAAACGATTGCTCAGCAGAAGCCCGATTGTTGGACAGGATTTGCTCTGCATGGTCCTGGAATGCTTCATTATTTGTTGAATGGTGATCGGAACTGATCAGTGAGGAACCAGGAGCGAACAACTCCTCTCCTGAACAGAGCTAACAGCAAGCGCTCAGCTCAAGGACACAGCTGGCCTGTGCACGGTTGTGGTCATTGTTAATCACTCTCATTGCTGTTACTTTATTATAAACTTAAATcctggtgttaatgtaagaacaCTTCTATTTTCAGAATATTGAAATTATTCACCACTCTCTTTACGACTGTGGACTGTCTCAGAAAACTTTATCCGCCCCTTCCCGGAGAGCAggctgtagatgatggacagatttgtttttttttacctgaGCAAATCACACCGGCATCGTTGGAGTGCGAAAAGCCATAGTGATCCCATGGAACAGAGCGACAGTCCCGCAGAGCGGTCTCGCTCCCTTTGCACTGAACATTATACGTCACAATGGGTCCGGATCCTTCCCCAAAGTGAGCCCCGCCCGGTGCAGAGAGCGCGGTCCCGCAGCCCAGCTCCCCACACACAACACCGGCGTCCGGCTGGTCCCAGAGATCATGATCCACGGTCCCCCACTGTCCCTTGTAGTGAATCTCCACTCTCCCAGCGCACCGACTCTGCCCATTCGCCAGTCTCAGCTTCACCGcctctgtaaaatacagaaataaaCCAACAGTTATTGGCCGGCTGATACGGCAGGTCAGATCGGAATAATTTGAAACATCGAGTGTGTCCAGAACCTCAACAAACCCTGACAGAATATTCGAGATTGCAGTGGAAGCGGGAATATAAATAGACAGTGGGAACAATCCGTGAATCAGTTGGAAGTTTGAAGCATCATTCTGCTGCATCAGGCGGGAGTGTCGATAGGCGCATAATTGATTGAATCAGTGCCAGTCAGGACTGTCATGTTCCACGGTCTATCATACTGCCTGGACTAACATCGTGAAATGCCAATCCTAGTATCGATTCGATATTGCCATCACTGTCGAAACAGGGCCGCCCTGCTGCACCGAGCTGAATTAGACAGTCAGGTAATCTCCAGCCCTTCCTGGGGCGGAAAGATGCGGCGGGTTTTCGGCGGAACCCTAATATGTCGGTGGTGGGAGGGGCAAT contains these protein-coding regions:
- the LOC144480994 gene encoding scavenger receptor cysteine-rich domain-containing protein DMBT1-like isoform X1, producing MLRSFLTLITLQLLNCRPGNSQADPSEAVKLRLANGQSRCAGRVEIHYKGQWGTVDHDLWDQPDAGVVCGELGCGTALSAPGGAHFGEGSGPIVTYNVQCKGSETALRDCRSVPWDHYGFSHSNDAGVICSAHRFPKLVFGAFTCSGRLEIHSNIESGTVCDLDLDWNDARVVCAELQCGVAISVRSGAYFGEGAGLIWNERFECKGGETGLTDCTLVPVTRSECTHRNDVSVICSGNHGPRLVGGKDRCSGRVEVLHGEHWGTLCDAYFAFEDASVICEHLQCGVVEKIPRGAAFGKGNGPVWKENYSCRGSESWLWECPISSVEEFNCSHENDASVICTDENWSLRLTNGGSRCDGRVEIYHNHSWGRVQDSLWDLNDANVACRQLGCGEAEAAFYNSKYGEGEGSVWVNDVRCEGNESHLRKCSTFILNPNRSDSIGVGVLCSEHKQLRLSGGGSRCAGRLEIYHNGTWGSVCDDSWDLTDADVVCKQLDCGHALRLPLHTSAGPDADPIWLDELECSGSESFLWECPHALWGNHDCNHKEDVKIMCSEHKELRLVKGKHRCEGRVEVFYNGTWGTVCSENLYQDAGTVICKQLGCGTFVSIDYDARSFGEGSGPIWLDEVECLSHESTLWQCQADPWGQHNCHHREDAGVVCSGGDTPKQEQDSANGCKRESGQSLRLAGGNNNCSGRLEVLCNRAWGTVCDDSWDMNDASVVCRQLGCGSALEAAGGAAFGQGNGPVWLDEVKCTGSEAFLFDCPSSSLAQADCDHKEDASVICSGPELSPTSPSTPSGHEDESTSIPLVICISLGVLLICELIALLAVMQRRSSINESAAASWDPPSVLYQAIYEEIDNIPPAKLYTQSRASVSSTIDSFNHVEYYTSHSLGDTDPGSEYPEVESSSCQVPALSDYDDAEAETIDSHSGHLLLNRDPDGIFTLTSSSGDLGTLGHSHQQIQDVTSSDI
- the LOC144480994 gene encoding scavenger receptor cysteine-rich domain-containing protein DMBT1-like isoform X2, whose amino-acid sequence is MLRSFLTLITLQLLNCRPGNSQADPSEAVKLRLANGQSRCAGRVEIHYKGQWGTVDHDLWDQPDAGVVCGELGCGTALSAPGGAHFGEGSGPIVTYNVQCKGSETALRDCRSVPWDHYGFSHSNDAGVICSAHRFPKLVFGAFTCSGRLEIHSNIESGTVCDLDLDWNDARVVCAELQCGVAISVRSGAYFGEGAGLIWNERFECKGGETGLTDCTLVPVTRSECTHRNDVSVICSGNHGPRLVGGKDRCSGRVEVLHGEHWGTLCDAYFAFEDASVICEHLQCGVVEKIPRGAAFGKGNGPVWKENYSCRGSESWLWECPISSVEEFNCSHENDASVICTDENWSLRLTNGGSRCDGRVEIYHNHSWGRVQDSLWDLNDANVACRQLGCGEAEAAFYNSKYGEGEGSVWVNDVRCEGNESHLRKCSTFILNPNRSDSIGVGVLCSEHKQLRLSGGGSRCAGRLEIYHNGTWGSVCDDSWDLTDADVVCKQLDCGHALRLPLHTSAGPDADPIWLDELECSGSESFLWECPHALWGNHDCNHKEDVKIMCSEHKELRLVKGKHRCEGRVEVFYNGTWGTVCSENLYQDAGTVICKQLGCGTFVSIDYDARSFGEGSGPIWLDEVECLSHESTLWQCQADPWGQHNCHHREDAGVVCSGGDTPKQEQDSANGCKRESGQSLRLAGGNNNCSGRLEVLCNRAWGTVCDDSWDMNDASVVCRQLGCGSALEAAGGAAFGQGNGPVWLDEVKCTGSEAFLFDCPSSSLAQADCDHKEDASVICSGHEDESTSIPLVICISLGVLLICELIALLAVMQRRSSINESAAASWDPPSVLYQAIYEEIDNIPPAKLYTQSRASVSSTIDSFNHVEYYTSHSLGDTDPGSEYPEVESSSCQVPALSDYDDAEAETIDSHSGHLLLNRDPDGIFTLTSSSGDLGTLGHSHQQIQDVTSSDI